In Sulfitobacter albidus, the following proteins share a genomic window:
- a CDS encoding PRC-barrel domain-containing protein: MTRNLMITTAAVAALFAAPMATAQTVSDDVTNVEIETKRPGIGIAEYDPTIMGVQQDQYDALRNTVGDPLLTTDNEQLGTITEVTFDGMGNPELVVDLVPEAKIDAEELVITLLPETINIVDGKIFLDTTTDELYLKAQQGSKRDDETSTSVTISS; this comes from the coding sequence ATGACACGCAATCTTATGATCACAACCGCCGCCGTCGCAGCCCTTTTCGCCGCTCCGATGGCAACTGCACAAACCGTCAGCGATGACGTGACCAACGTCGAGATCGAAACCAAGCGTCCCGGCATCGGAATTGCCGAGTATGACCCCACCATCATGGGTGTGCAGCAAGACCAGTACGACGCTCTGCGCAACACTGTGGGTGATCCACTGCTGACCACTGACAATGAGCAGCTCGGCACAATCACCGAAGTGACCTTTGACGGCATGGGCAATCCCGAACTGGTCGTGGATCTTGTCCCCGAGGCCAAGATCGACGCTGAAGAGTTGGTGATTACGCTGCTGCCCGAAACCATCAACATCGTGGATGGGAAAATCTTCCTCGATACCACTACAGATGAGCTGTACCTGAAGGCACAGCAGGGATCCAAGCGCGACGACGAGACGTCAACATCCGTCACGATCTCTTCGTAA
- a CDS encoding vWA domain-containing protein, with amino-acid sequence MVEHIPLELPDDPRLAGNITHFARALRRAGLPIGPGRVIDAIRAVEAAGFTDKRDFYWTLHACFVNRPEHARVYAQLFRLYWRDPRYLEHMMAAMLPAIRGVQEDRPAQAAEKRAAEALLDGAEAPPQEEEEAPPEEDALIEVDASLTMSTSERLKTLDFEQMGVAEIAEAKRMLARLSLPIRPLPSRRAVASVGQGRVDAARSMRAAMRRGGEMGALTLKRPKPKWPNLVVLCDISGSMSQYSRIILHFLHAVANERGAGWAQVHAFTFGTQLTNITRHLATRDVDAALAAAGAEAQDWEGGTRIGQSIEAFNRDWSRRVLGQGAVVLLITDGLDRDDPEALARQMQRLHLSARRVIWLNPLLRWDGFAPKAAGIRAMLPHVDSFRAGHSIASLEALAAAISRPDDVGEKARLMGMVEGG; translated from the coding sequence ATGGTCGAACACATCCCCCTTGAGCTGCCCGACGATCCGCGCCTTGCGGGCAACATCACGCATTTCGCCCGCGCCCTGCGCCGCGCGGGGCTGCCTATCGGGCCGGGGCGCGTGATCGACGCCATTCGCGCGGTAGAGGCGGCGGGGTTTACCGACAAGCGGGATTTCTACTGGACGCTGCACGCCTGTTTTGTGAACCGGCCAGAGCACGCGCGGGTCTATGCGCAGCTTTTCCGGCTGTACTGGCGCGACCCGCGTTATCTGGAGCATATGATGGCCGCGATGCTGCCCGCCATTCGTGGCGTGCAGGAAGACCGGCCGGCACAGGCGGCGGAAAAACGCGCGGCGGAGGCACTGCTGGACGGCGCCGAAGCGCCGCCGCAGGAGGAGGAAGAGGCGCCACCCGAGGAGGATGCGCTGATCGAGGTGGATGCCTCGCTGACAATGTCGACCTCTGAGCGGCTGAAAACACTGGATTTTGAGCAGATGGGTGTGGCCGAGATCGCTGAGGCGAAACGCATGCTCGCCCGGCTCAGTCTGCCCATCCGCCCGCTGCCTTCGCGCCGGGCGGTGGCGAGCGTGGGGCAGGGGCGCGTGGACGCCGCCCGCTCGATGCGCGCGGCGATGCGGCGCGGCGGCGAGATGGGGGCGCTGACGCTCAAACGGCCCAAGCCGAAGTGGCCCAATCTGGTGGTGCTCTGCGATATTTCGGGCTCGATGAGCCAGTATAGCCGGATCATCCTGCATTTTCTGCATGCGGTTGCGAATGAGCGCGGGGCGGGCTGGGCGCAGGTACATGCCTTCACGTTTGGCACGCAGCTCACGAATATCACCCGGCATCTGGCGACCCGCGACGTGGATGCGGCGCTGGCCGCCGCCGGGGCCGAGGCGCAGGATTGGGAGGGCGGCACGCGCATCGGGCAGAGTATCGAGGCGTTCAACCGCGATTGGTCACGCCGGGTGCTGGGGCAGGGCGCTGTGGTGCTGTTGATCACCGACGGATTGGACCGCGACGACCCCGAGGCGCTTGCCCGCCAGATGCAGCGGCTGCATTTGAGCGCACGGCGGGTGATCTGGCTGAACCCGTTGCTGCGCTGGGACGGGTTCGCGCCCAAGGCGGCGGGCATCCGGGCGATGCTGCCGCATGTGGACAGTTTTCGTGCGGGCCATTCGATTGCCTCGCTGGAGGCGCTGGCGGCAGCGATTTCGCGCCCCGATGACGTGGGCGAAAAGGCGCGGCTGATGGGGATGGTGGAGGGCGGGTAG